A section of the Streptomyces sp. NBC_01591 genome encodes:
- a CDS encoding amino acid permease translates to MTAQQDTPPSSDGLFRTKTVEQSIRDTEEPEHALRKSLSALDLTVFGVGVIIGTGIFVLTGKVAKETAGPATALAFLAAGIVCALAALCYAEFASTVPVAGSAYTFSYASLGELVAWIIGWDLVLEFALGTAVVAVGWSGYVRSLMDNFGGHMPTVLSGPDVAEGFGFDILAFALVLVLTVVLVLGMKLSARVTTVVVAIKIAVVLVVIVAGLFFVKAANYSPFIPEAQPQTSGSGLTAPLVQLIFGYAPTNFGIMGIFTAASIVFFAFIGFDVVATAAEETKLPQRDMPRGILASLFICTVLYVAVSLVVTGMEHYSELSVEAPLADAFKAVGHPVYAGFISFGAAIGLTTVCLILLLGQTRVFFAMSRDGLLPRFFSRTHPKFGTPYRPTILLGVIIAIVAGFTSINELATLVNIGTLFAFVVVALGVMVLRRTRPDLHRAFRTPWVPLIPILSVAASVWLMLNLPAETWLRFAVWMAIGVVIYFAYGRGHSRINEPVGRP, encoded by the coding sequence GTGACTGCCCAGCAGGACACACCACCCAGCAGTGACGGACTGTTCCGGACCAAGACGGTCGAGCAGTCCATCCGCGACACCGAGGAGCCGGAGCACGCGCTGCGGAAGTCCCTCTCCGCCCTGGACCTCACGGTCTTCGGAGTGGGCGTCATCATCGGCACCGGCATCTTCGTCCTCACCGGCAAGGTGGCCAAGGAGACGGCGGGGCCCGCCACCGCACTCGCCTTCCTGGCCGCCGGCATCGTCTGCGCACTGGCGGCGCTCTGCTACGCCGAGTTCGCCTCCACCGTCCCGGTCGCCGGCTCCGCCTACACGTTCTCGTACGCCTCGCTCGGCGAACTGGTCGCCTGGATCATCGGCTGGGACCTGGTGCTGGAGTTCGCGCTGGGCACGGCGGTGGTGGCGGTCGGCTGGTCAGGCTACGTCCGCTCACTGATGGACAACTTCGGCGGGCACATGCCCACTGTGCTCTCCGGACCGGACGTGGCGGAAGGTTTCGGCTTCGACATCCTGGCCTTCGCCCTGGTGCTTGTCCTGACCGTGGTGCTGGTGCTCGGCATGAAGCTGTCCGCCCGGGTCACGACCGTCGTCGTCGCCATCAAGATCGCGGTGGTCCTGGTCGTGATCGTCGCGGGACTGTTCTTCGTGAAGGCCGCCAACTACTCGCCGTTCATCCCCGAGGCACAGCCGCAGACCTCGGGTTCCGGACTGACCGCACCACTGGTCCAGCTGATCTTCGGATACGCGCCCACCAACTTCGGCATCATGGGCATCTTCACCGCCGCCTCCATCGTCTTCTTCGCCTTCATCGGTTTCGACGTGGTGGCCACCGCCGCCGAGGAGACGAAGCTGCCGCAACGTGACATGCCACGTGGCATCCTCGCCTCGCTCTTCATCTGCACCGTGCTCTACGTCGCCGTATCGCTGGTGGTCACGGGCATGGAGCACTACAGCGAGCTGTCGGTGGAGGCCCCGCTGGCCGACGCCTTCAAGGCCGTCGGCCATCCCGTCTACGCCGGATTCATCAGCTTCGGGGCCGCGATCGGCCTCACCACGGTCTGTCTGATCCTTCTGCTGGGCCAGACCCGGGTCTTCTTCGCGATGAGCCGCGACGGGCTGCTCCCGCGGTTCTTCTCCAGGACGCACCCGAAGTTCGGCACCCCGTACCGCCCGACCATCCTGCTCGGCGTGATCATCGCGATCGTCGCCGGTTTCACCAGCATCAACGAGTTGGCGACGCTGGTGAACATCGGCACGCTCTTCGCGTTCGTCGTCGTGGCCCTGGGGGTGATGGTGCTGCGCCGCACCCGCCCCGATCTCCACCGCGCCTTCCGCACACCGTGGGTGCCGTTGATCCCGATCCTCTCGGTGGCCGCGTCGGTGTGGCTGATGCTCAATCTTCCCGCGGAGACCTGGCTGCGTTTCGCCGTCTGGATGGCCATCGGCGTGGTCATCTACTTCGCCTACGGGCGTGGGCACAGCCGGATCAACGAGCCGGTCGGCCGACCGTAG
- a CDS encoding LCP family protein, which produces MSHDAMTQGTRDGRPAPRGGGRKQRGAPRKRRRGLKITLSVLLVLLLAGGGTVYWLYSRLDGNITGVDIDKALGEDRPEKLPTSGQNLLVLGSDSRAGAENKELGGGGDVSGARSDTAMVVHIPEGRSRAVAVSIPRDTLVSRPECTKADGSTVPSANRVMFNSVYSQVGPACVVKTVEKMSEVRIDHYLEINFAGFKDLVDAIGGVTVDVPQDIHDKSSGLDLTKGPHKLDGTESLAYVRTRHGIGDGSDLGRIGLQQQFLLALLSEVKSQDLLGSPTKSYKIASSATKSLTTDAGLASLKSLAEFARSMNGVDPSTMETIMLPVAYDKQDRNRVVAAQPQADDLWKAIRKDGTIPESAKKSPVTGG; this is translated from the coding sequence ATGAGCCACGACGCCATGACACAGGGCACGCGCGACGGTCGTCCGGCCCCTCGTGGCGGCGGACGGAAGCAGAGGGGAGCCCCTCGCAAGCGCCGCCGCGGCCTCAAGATCACCCTCAGCGTCCTGCTCGTCCTGCTGCTCGCCGGCGGCGGCACCGTCTACTGGCTCTACAGCCGCCTCGACGGGAACATCACGGGCGTGGACATCGACAAGGCGCTCGGCGAGGACCGCCCCGAGAAGCTGCCGACCAGCGGTCAGAACCTGCTGGTGCTCGGCTCCGACTCGCGGGCCGGTGCCGAGAACAAGGAGCTGGGCGGCGGCGGTGACGTCAGCGGTGCCCGGTCCGACACCGCGATGGTGGTGCACATTCCCGAGGGCCGCTCCAGGGCGGTCGCCGTGTCCATACCCCGTGACACCCTGGTGTCCCGGCCCGAGTGCACCAAGGCCGACGGCTCGACGGTGCCTTCGGCGAACCGCGTGATGTTCAACTCCGTCTACTCGCAGGTCGGTCCGGCCTGCGTGGTCAAGACCGTCGAGAAGATGTCCGAGGTCCGGATCGACCACTACCTGGAGATCAACTTCGCCGGGTTCAAGGATCTGGTGGACGCCATCGGGGGCGTCACGGTCGACGTTCCGCAGGACATCCACGACAAGTCGTCCGGGCTCGATCTCACCAAGGGCCCGCACAAGCTCGACGGCACCGAGTCCCTCGCGTACGTCCGTACCCGCCACGGCATCGGGGACGGCAGCGACCTCGGCCGGATCGGGCTTCAGCAGCAGTTCCTTCTCGCCCTGCTGAGCGAGGTCAAGTCGCAGGACCTGCTGGGCAGTCCGACCAAGTCCTACAAGATCGCCAGCTCGGCCACCAAGTCGCTGACCACCGACGCGGGGCTCGCCTCGCTCAAGTCCCTCGCGGAGTTCGCCCGGTCGATGAACGGCGTGGACCCGAGCACCATGGAAACGATCATGCTTCCGGTGGCGTACGACAAGCAGGACCGCAACCGCGTGGTGGCGGCCCAGCCGCAGGCCGACGACCTCTGGAAGGCCATCCGCAAGGACGGCACGATCCCGGAGTCCGCGAAGAAGTCCCCCGTCACCGGCGGCTGA
- the galE gene encoding UDP-glucose 4-epimerase GalE, translating into MTWLITGGAGFIGAHVVRAMREAGESVVVYDDLSTGDRTRVPADVPFVQGSTLDAALLRSTLAELSVRGVVHLAAKKQVAESVERPLFYYRENVQGLQTLLEAVADSEVRAFLFSSSAAVYGMPDVRLVAETTPCAPINPYGETKLTGEWMVRAAGKAHGIATASMRYFNVAGAATPALADTGVYNLVPMVFEKLTQGAAPVVFGDDYDTADGTCVRDFIHVDDIASAHLAAARALLDREPGTDLTVNIGRGEGVSVREMIELIGDVTGYGAEAAPVPAPRRAGDPARVVASADRIRTELGWSARHDAREMVASAWEGWCLRHPAARRPATAATST; encoded by the coding sequence ATGACTTGGTTGATCACGGGTGGGGCGGGCTTCATCGGGGCGCATGTCGTCCGCGCTATGCGCGAGGCCGGTGAATCGGTCGTCGTGTACGACGATCTCTCGACGGGCGACCGCACACGCGTGCCCGCGGACGTCCCGTTCGTCCAGGGATCGACGCTCGACGCGGCACTGCTGCGGAGCACCCTGGCGGAACTGTCGGTGCGGGGGGTGGTCCACCTTGCCGCGAAGAAGCAGGTGGCGGAGTCCGTCGAGCGCCCGCTGTTCTACTACCGGGAGAACGTGCAGGGTCTGCAGACCCTGCTGGAGGCCGTGGCCGACAGCGAGGTGCGGGCGTTCCTCTTCTCGTCGTCGGCGGCCGTCTACGGCATGCCCGACGTGCGGCTCGTGGCGGAGACGACTCCGTGCGCCCCGATCAACCCCTACGGCGAGACCAAGCTGACGGGCGAGTGGATGGTGCGCGCCGCAGGGAAGGCGCACGGCATCGCCACCGCCTCGATGCGGTACTTCAACGTCGCCGGCGCGGCCACGCCGGCCCTCGCCGACACCGGCGTTTACAACCTGGTGCCCATGGTTTTCGAGAAGTTGACGCAGGGGGCGGCCCCGGTGGTCTTCGGTGACGACTACGACACCGCGGACGGCACCTGCGTACGCGACTTCATCCACGTCGACGACATCGCCTCGGCACACCTTGCCGCGGCGCGAGCACTCCTCGACCGCGAGCCGGGCACCGACCTGACCGTCAACATCGGCCGGGGTGAAGGCGTCTCGGTGCGCGAGATGATCGAACTGATCGGTGATGTGACGGGGTACGGAGCCGAGGCGGCTCCGGTCCCGGCACCGCGCAGGGCGGGCGACCCGGCGAGGGTCGTCGCCTCGGCCGACCGGATCCGCACCGAGCTGGGCTGGTCCGCCCGGCACGACGCGCGTGAGATGGTCGCGTCGGCGTGGGAGGGCTGGTGCCTCAGGCACCCCGCAGCGCGTCGTCCCGCCACCGCCGCCACCTCGACCTGA
- a CDS encoding CDP-alcohol phosphatidyltransferase family protein gives MAKLSLRAVQKLTCKKRDAWWTVILVDPVATRMLIVMARFNFITPNRVTWAALFVGLGSAGFFLKGDMQSLIIGAALYHLSFILDCIDGKLARLKGNGTVFGGWLDYVFDRIRVLFCALALMGGQYLRNGDERFLLAALLVVFLDMLRYVDALQIYKMRMSMRTKIEKVTQERREAERVAVGEDRAEPEAQQIRFMEDLLRENPEAEAEVLKEQAGAGQVVDLHAQFRHRFPWYLRVRQALLRSRIRPHLISGIEFQMFVFIVGPLIGQILLTTVISAVLLGIFELIIMYKFWLSTRDFTHVMAELAQAPSGAGSIAPHLHRGRHRRGVQGDPLADPLADPAFQAPPPYEDPGFQPYPEPYPSYGAQALPTPEQPPTQTYQPIRTQGYDHPVQGQPAYIAPQAVPPHHGYPGDREGVG, from the coding sequence ATGGCCAAGCTGTCCTTGCGTGCCGTCCAGAAGCTCACCTGCAAGAAGCGTGACGCGTGGTGGACGGTGATCCTGGTCGACCCCGTGGCCACGCGGATGCTCATCGTGATGGCGCGGTTCAACTTCATCACGCCGAACCGCGTGACGTGGGCGGCGTTGTTCGTCGGGCTCGGTTCCGCCGGGTTCTTCCTCAAGGGCGACATGCAGTCCCTGATCATCGGGGCGGCGCTCTACCACCTGAGCTTCATCCTCGACTGCATCGACGGAAAGCTTGCGAGGCTCAAGGGCAACGGCACCGTCTTCGGCGGCTGGCTCGACTACGTCTTCGATCGCATCAGGGTGCTCTTCTGTGCCCTCGCTCTGATGGGCGGGCAGTACCTGCGCAACGGTGATGAAAGGTTTCTTCTCGCTGCGCTGTTGGTCGTCTTCCTCGACATGCTCCGGTACGTCGACGCGCTGCAGATCTACAAGATGCGCATGTCGATGCGGACGAAGATCGAGAAGGTCACCCAGGAACGCCGCGAAGCGGAACGCGTGGCGGTCGGCGAGGACCGGGCGGAGCCCGAGGCGCAGCAGATCCGGTTCATGGAGGACCTGCTGCGCGAGAACCCCGAGGCCGAGGCGGAGGTGCTCAAGGAGCAGGCGGGCGCCGGCCAGGTCGTCGACCTGCACGCCCAGTTCCGCCACCGCTTCCCCTGGTACCTGAGGGTGCGGCAGGCGCTGCTGCGCAGCCGTATCAGGCCGCACCTCATCAGCGGCATCGAGTTCCAGATGTTCGTCTTCATCGTGGGACCGCTGATCGGCCAGATCCTCCTGACCACGGTGATCTCCGCGGTCCTGCTGGGGATCTTCGAGCTGATCATCATGTACAAGTTCTGGCTCTCCACGCGGGACTTCACCCATGTGATGGCCGAGCTGGCGCAGGCGCCGTCCGGCGCGGGCTCCATCGCCCCCCACCTCCACCGGGGCCGGCACCGCCGCGGTGTGCAGGGCGACCCCCTCGCCGACCCCCTCGCCGACCCGGCGTTCCAGGCACCGCCGCCCTACGAGGACCCCGGCTTCCAGCCGTACCCCGAGCCCTACCCGTCGTACGGGGCGCAGGCCCTGCCCACCCCGGAGCAGCCGCCGACGCAGACGTACCAGCCGATACGGACGCAGGGGTACGACCACCCGGTGCAGGGGCAGCCGGCGTACATCGCCCCCCAAGCCGTACCGCCCCACCACGGGTACCCGGGCGATCGAGAGGGCGTCGGATGA
- a CDS encoding bifunctional glycosyltransferase/CDP-glycerol:glycerophosphate glycerophosphotransferase produces the protein MNHEQDTPDVWVTVVIPAYNAATTIGKALQSAVNQTYELVEVVVVDDASTDNTLDVVKNFAGNNHRVRVLRRPTNSGGVGAPRNLGIAQAGGRYVMFLDADDELPPRACELLLASALESGSDITAGKAVRVNRATGESEGWAPEVYALGRTVPNLVEFPLMLTDPIAAAKLYRVDFLRSGGVWFPEGVFYEDTYFSTVAGCLADGITVITDPVYRWMWEPEGGSITGRTGELRSISDRVAVHRATDAFLLDRGLWQLKVRKDSKFLAHDLRLYMRALAEGDPEFQQGFAEIASNYLFSISDEAFELCDPVDRVRAYLVMYQETEAALTTLDYVQRKSVLSSFLVEEEGRVYWSGDHLHLPDARRMLDVTELGLSAAKLAQEPLFAQLDEWSVDAGRLRFEGRLVNRFGGIEPGHDLKLTLAVRNRHTKKDVTVPVGGFEVDDRFVDFGGTVDLPAVLGDEFSDSTVWNVSVIVEWNRARSRSPLNVRDVELSGLTFLANGEELEGYRTISGNLALRAATAGRRTFESAQNDPDAPWMWWRDRLHPPISRLDHPFEMAVVVPCYNVAKYLDDCLGSIAAQEGFAATQVILVDDGATDETPHILDNFAQYYANVTVVHQTNGGLGNARNNGLDRVTAPYVTFLDSDDILGEQALSHMLQAAWRDGSELVVGDLVNFPDRPYGPWKQYFGQGDRCIDDFASVPDLIFSGSACNKLFSTQLLRRLGVRFGEGVHFEDSWVTLPSMLRANAISLVDRPVYYYRGRPDGSSIMDSLWSKPANYQDHLRLNHFLLDYTATERADIRHMFQRYVTRTYKGFLCNARNVMGRTQLEEMFPDICRHYAQIPDEVILEYATNPAQQLDHYAAKSGNFELFCNPEPALENAPLALEIDDEGFHRTFPGGTRNTRTARVNDPNVVVESVRTRGDVLVVEGCLAFPGMDIGGAMENPLEFVYQTAHAKIVVPLRQVARRDLWNTRNGRDLYAGWYAEVPVKDLARGGFGVGDFRLRVHRVDRSRQRNVIMKARLPLHRLKGPGRIAGYPYMLTIGGQEALHLRLVDRKRGARAKHALWRMSREIRILRTRNPGWRMRLAYWLVYPFLNSREIWLIGERSDTAQDNSYHFFKWMRTHRKRRKAYYVIDGNSPDYKKVAPFGRVIKLGSFKHRMYLLHATKLIGSYDSESYLLPEGYRKVLFLHRFGELLKYQRVFLQHGIIYNDVTSGVDQRITSYDMIVTTGRQERAYLAREAGFGDRAVLAGLPRFDALRREPGGRPRILLMPTWRQWIVTASYKKSAGPAKTAFTQSEYFRFYRSLLSDRRLVAALEHFGVDLEFFPHYEIRPYLHNFRIDSPAIEVADPRTRNVQEAMKECSLMVTDYSSVFFDVAYMGIPLVHVPFDEEDFYGRHYKRGYFDLTEHGFGPVCRTVDQAVDEIIASMARNFTVESPYRERAAQFFAHRGEGNCERVYEAIDALGTASAADLGPSGPVAALPATRVHRDDDPWSARDTDRAAVHTAGRETHEGGWDRAV, from the coding sequence ATGAACCACGAACAGGACACACCCGACGTCTGGGTCACGGTGGTCATCCCCGCGTACAACGCGGCCACGACGATCGGCAAGGCACTCCAGTCCGCCGTCAACCAGACGTACGAGCTGGTCGAGGTCGTCGTCGTCGACGACGCCTCCACGGACAACACCCTCGACGTCGTGAAGAACTTCGCCGGGAACAACCACCGTGTCCGCGTGCTCCGCCGCCCCACCAACAGCGGCGGCGTCGGCGCGCCCCGCAACCTGGGCATCGCACAGGCCGGCGGCCGGTACGTGATGTTCCTCGACGCCGACGACGAGCTGCCGCCCCGAGCCTGCGAGCTGCTGCTGGCCAGTGCGCTGGAGAGCGGCAGCGACATCACCGCGGGCAAGGCCGTCCGGGTCAACCGGGCCACCGGCGAGAGCGAGGGCTGGGCCCCCGAGGTGTACGCCCTGGGGCGCACCGTGCCCAACCTGGTGGAGTTCCCGCTGATGCTTACCGACCCGATCGCGGCGGCCAAGCTGTACCGGGTGGACTTCCTCCGGTCGGGCGGGGTCTGGTTCCCCGAGGGCGTCTTCTACGAGGACACCTACTTCTCCACCGTGGCGGGCTGCCTCGCCGACGGGATCACCGTCATCACCGACCCCGTCTACCGGTGGATGTGGGAACCCGAGGGCGGATCGATCACCGGCCGCACGGGCGAGCTGCGTTCCATCAGCGACCGGGTCGCGGTGCACCGGGCCACGGACGCGTTCCTGCTCGACCGCGGCCTCTGGCAGCTCAAGGTCCGCAAGGACTCGAAGTTCCTCGCACACGACCTGCGCCTGTACATGCGGGCGCTCGCGGAGGGCGACCCGGAGTTCCAGCAGGGGTTCGCCGAGATCGCGAGCAACTACCTCTTCTCCATCAGCGACGAGGCGTTCGAGCTGTGCGACCCGGTCGACCGGGTCAGGGCCTACCTCGTCATGTACCAGGAGACCGAGGCTGCGCTCACCACGCTCGACTACGTGCAGCGCAAGAGCGTGCTGTCGTCCTTCCTCGTGGAGGAGGAGGGACGCGTGTACTGGTCGGGCGACCATCTGCACCTGCCGGACGCCCGGCGCATGCTCGATGTGACGGAGCTCGGCCTCTCGGCGGCGAAACTCGCTCAGGAACCGCTCTTCGCCCAGCTCGACGAGTGGTCCGTGGACGCCGGGAGGCTCCGTTTCGAGGGCAGGCTGGTCAACCGTTTCGGGGGGATCGAACCCGGACACGACCTCAAGCTGACCCTGGCCGTGCGCAACCGCCACACGAAGAAGGACGTCACGGTCCCGGTCGGAGGCTTCGAGGTCGACGATCGGTTCGTCGACTTCGGGGGCACCGTCGACCTGCCCGCCGTCCTCGGCGACGAGTTCTCCGACAGCACGGTCTGGAACGTATCGGTCATCGTCGAGTGGAACCGGGCCAGGTCCCGCTCCCCGCTCAATGTGCGGGACGTGGAACTCTCCGGGCTGACCTTCCTGGCGAACGGGGAGGAGCTGGAGGGGTACCGCACGATCAGCGGCAACCTCGCCCTGAGGGCGGCCACGGCGGGCCGCAGGACCTTCGAGTCCGCGCAGAACGACCCCGACGCTCCGTGGATGTGGTGGCGCGACCGGCTCCACCCGCCGATATCCCGCCTGGACCATCCCTTCGAGATGGCCGTCGTCGTGCCCTGCTACAACGTGGCCAAGTATCTGGACGACTGCCTCGGCTCGATCGCGGCCCAGGAGGGCTTCGCCGCCACCCAGGTCATCCTGGTGGACGACGGCGCGACCGACGAGACACCCCATATCCTCGACAACTTCGCGCAGTACTACGCCAATGTGACGGTCGTCCATCAGACGAACGGCGGACTCGGAAACGCCCGGAACAACGGTCTGGACCGGGTCACCGCGCCCTATGTCACCTTCCTCGACTCCGACGACATCCTCGGCGAGCAGGCCCTGTCGCACATGCTCCAGGCGGCCTGGCGGGACGGCTCCGAGCTGGTCGTGGGCGACCTGGTGAACTTCCCCGACCGGCCCTACGGACCGTGGAAGCAGTACTTCGGCCAGGGGGACCGCTGCATCGACGACTTCGCCTCCGTACCCGATCTGATCTTCAGCGGATCCGCGTGCAACAAGCTGTTCAGCACGCAGCTGCTGCGACGGCTCGGTGTGCGCTTCGGTGAAGGAGTCCACTTCGAGGACTCCTGGGTGACGCTGCCGAGCATGCTGCGGGCCAACGCCATCAGCCTGGTCGACCGTCCGGTGTACTACTACCGGGGGCGCCCCGACGGGTCCTCCATCATGGACTCGCTGTGGAGCAAGCCGGCGAACTACCAGGACCACCTGCGGCTCAACCATTTCCTGCTGGACTACACCGCCACCGAGCGGGCCGACATCCGGCACATGTTCCAGCGCTATGTGACCCGCACCTACAAGGGCTTCCTGTGCAACGCCCGTAACGTCATGGGCCGGACGCAGCTGGAGGAGATGTTCCCGGACATCTGCCGCCACTACGCGCAGATACCCGACGAGGTCATCCTCGAATACGCCACCAACCCCGCTCAGCAGCTGGACCACTACGCGGCGAAGAGCGGGAACTTCGAGCTCTTCTGCAACCCGGAACCGGCGCTGGAGAACGCCCCGCTGGCCCTGGAGATCGACGACGAGGGTTTCCACCGGACCTTCCCCGGAGGCACCCGGAACACCCGGACCGCCCGCGTCAACGACCCCAACGTCGTCGTCGAATCGGTCCGTACCCGAGGCGATGTGCTGGTCGTGGAGGGATGCCTGGCCTTTCCCGGCATGGACATCGGCGGCGCCATGGAGAACCCGCTGGAATTCGTCTACCAGACCGCGCACGCCAAGATCGTCGTGCCGCTGCGCCAGGTCGCCCGCCGCGACCTGTGGAACACCCGCAACGGTCGCGACCTGTACGCCGGCTGGTACGCGGAGGTCCCGGTCAAGGACCTGGCGCGTGGTGGATTCGGGGTCGGCGACTTCCGGCTCCGGGTGCACCGCGTGGATCGCTCGCGGCAGCGCAACGTCATCATGAAGGCGCGCCTTCCGCTGCACCGGCTGAAGGGCCCCGGCCGGATCGCCGGCTACCCCTACATGCTGACCATCGGGGGCCAGGAGGCGCTGCACCTGCGCCTTGTCGACCGGAAGCGCGGCGCGCGGGCGAAGCACGCCCTGTGGCGGATGTCCCGTGAGATCCGCATTCTCAGGACCCGCAATCCCGGCTGGCGCATGCGTCTCGCCTACTGGCTCGTGTATCCGTTCCTCAACTCCCGTGAGATCTGGCTCATCGGCGAACGGTCGGACACGGCCCAGGACAACTCGTACCACTTCTTCAAGTGGATGCGGACCCACCGCAAGCGGCGCAAGGCGTACTACGTCATCGACGGGAACTCCCCCGACTACAAGAAGGTCGCCCCCTTCGGCAGGGTGATCAAGCTCGGTTCCTTCAAGCACCGGATGTATCTGCTGCATGCGACCAAGCTGATCGGTTCGTACGACTCCGAGTCGTATCTGCTGCCCGAGGGCTATCGGAAGGTGCTCTTCCTGCACCGGTTCGGCGAGCTGCTGAAGTATCAGCGGGTCTTCCTGCAGCACGGAATCATCTACAACGACGTGACTTCGGGCGTGGACCAGCGGATCACCAGTTACGACATGATCGTGACCACCGGCCGTCAGGAGCGCGCCTACCTGGCGCGCGAGGCCGGCTTCGGTGACCGCGCGGTGCTGGCCGGCCTGCCCAGGTTCGACGCGCTGCGGCGGGAGCCGGGAGGGCGTCCGCGCATCCTGCTCATGCCGACCTGGCGGCAGTGGATCGTCACGGCTTCCTACAAGAAGTCCGCGGGTCCGGCCAAGACGGCCTTCACCCAGTCCGAGTACTTCCGGTTCTACCGGTCGCTCCTCTCCGACCGGCGGCTCGTCGCGGCCCTGGAACACTTCGGCGTCGACCTGGAGTTCTTCCCGCACTACGAGATCCGCCCGTACCTGCACAACTTCCGGATCGATTCCCCCGCGATCGAGGTCGCCGACCCCAGGACGCGCAATGTCCAGGAAGCCATGAAGGAGTGCTCCCTCATGGTCACGGACTACTCGTCCGTCTTCTTCGACGTGGCCTACATGGGGATCCCGCTCGTCCATGTGCCCTTCGACGAGGAGGACTTCTACGGACGGCACTACAAGCGGGGCTACTTCGATCTGACGGAGCACGGCTTCGGCCCGGTCTGTCGTACGGTCGACCAGGCCGTCGACGAGATCATCGCCTCGATGGCCAGGAACTTCACCGTCGAGAGCCCCTACCGCGAGCGCGCGGCACAGTTCTTCGCCCACCGCGGCGAGGGCAACTGCGAGCGTGTCTACGAGGCGATCGACGCCCTGGGGACGGCGAGCGCAGCCGATCTCGGTCCTTCGGGACCCGTCGCCGCACTGCCCGCCACCCGCGTACACCGGGACGACGACCCGTGGAGCGCCCGGGACACCGACCGGGCAGCCGTGCACACGGCGGGCCGGGAGACGCACGAAGGCGGGTGGGACCGTGCGGTCTGA
- a CDS encoding rhamnogalacturonan acetylesterase — protein MRSDWNPEQGRPRRIFLAGDSAAVTREASKAPMTGWGQVLHFFLSSEEVEIVNCARAGASARTFSERGRLDWILQHIRPGDYLFTSFGINDAKPEEWLRTEAYGDFPHHLRKFVDGARERNAHPVLISPPERDTHDVHGNAPRSITEYPMAMRDLAAECSVPYINLYDQSHSWWEGLGPEGVRPFFIHLEPQEHPNYPDGFHDPGHMTPEGAMACARYVAYALVEQRIVPPHWAINLDRTDLPPEWVTWLDEETHAELTRSRTLGSN, from the coding sequence GTGCGGTCTGACTGGAATCCCGAGCAGGGCAGGCCCCGCAGGATCTTCCTCGCGGGCGACTCCGCCGCGGTGACGCGGGAAGCGAGCAAGGCGCCCATGACGGGCTGGGGCCAGGTGCTCCACTTCTTCCTCAGCTCGGAGGAGGTGGAGATCGTCAACTGCGCACGGGCCGGAGCGAGTGCCCGCACGTTCAGCGAGCGGGGCAGGCTCGACTGGATCCTCCAGCACATCCGCCCCGGGGACTACCTGTTCACCTCGTTCGGCATCAACGACGCCAAGCCGGAGGAGTGGCTCCGCACGGAGGCGTACGGCGACTTCCCGCACCACCTGCGGAAGTTCGTCGACGGCGCGCGCGAACGCAATGCCCACCCGGTGCTGATCAGCCCGCCGGAACGGGACACCCACGATGTGCACGGCAACGCGCCGAGGAGCATCACGGAGTACCCGATGGCGATGCGCGACCTCGCGGCCGAGTGCAGCGTCCCGTACATCAACCTCTACGACCAGAGCCACAGCTGGTGGGAGGGGCTGGGGCCGGAAGGCGTACGCCCCTTCTTCATCCACCTCGAACCGCAGGAACACCCGAACTACCCGGACGGCTTCCACGACCCCGGTCACATGACGCCGGAGGGTGCCATGGCGTGCGCACGCTATGTCGCCTACGCGCTGGTGGAGCAGCGGATCGTGCCACCGCACTGGGCCATCAACCTCGACCGTACGGATCTTCCGCCGGAATGGGTGACCTGGCTCGACGAGGAGACACACGCCGAACTGACCAGGTCACGCACGCTGGGCTCGAACTGA